From one Triticum urartu cultivar G1812 chromosome 3, Tu2.1, whole genome shotgun sequence genomic stretch:
- the LOC125548541 gene encoding uncharacterized protein LOC125548541 yields MGNAVPRSMRHEATPKARAAVASRSGARAAVPSGRAGTTARRHGGKVARAAEGRRAVKEKHGGGSGGNGSAVVMTVKVVVTRKEAEKLIARLEEQSARERKARIAELTGQLRSGDGGGGRSPATCGAARKPRLAVIQES; encoded by the coding sequence ATGGGCAACGCCGTGCCGCGCAGCATGCGCCACGAGGCCACGCCCAAAGCCAGGGCGGCCGTGGCCTCGCGCTCCGGGGCGAGGGCGGCCGTACCATCGGGACGCGCGGGCACGACGGCGCGCAGGCATGGCGGGAAGGTGGCGCGGGCCGCCGAGGGTCGACGCGCGGTCAAGGAGAAGCATgggggaggcagcggcggcaacGGGTCCGCCGTCGTGATGACGGTGAAGGTGGTGGTGACGAGAAAGGAAGCGGAGAAGCTGATCGCGCGGCTGGAGGAGCAGAGCGCGAGGGAGCGCAAGGCTAGGATCGCCGAGCTCACGGGCCAGCTCAGGTCgggggacggcggcggcgggaggagccCGGCAACGTGCGGGGCGGCGCGGAAGCCGAGGCTCGCCGTGATACAGGAGAGCTAG
- the LOC125544542 gene encoding replication stress response regulator SDE2 — MAEASQYQILVRLLDGRTHCLRFSTPTVSGAALLDAVSALSRVPAASLRLVTGRLDISPSSVLASFPDGQFPSASALLRLRGGKGGFGSLLRGAASKAGQKKTSNFDACRDINGRRLRHVNAERRLEEWRAEAADRQLEKLAEDFLKKKAKESGRGGARAAEVDKYLEKYRKDAESCVNAVEESVRASLGKRKAVPKPRDAKKLKIWMGKKKVADDESDSDSDSDVDDNEGADAKPIALDHGNYSNESDKSEEKVDLASVSGSHSEGESSGEKSQSSDSEKNGNALQESMEVKIRLGCDFESGGSLECEGGTAVQPAPENTSENGTSENGKSALSEQVLKSDAPENSFENGTSENDKSALSEEVLKSDDKTDVDNTGSATSSLLNDPVVPPVDESADVNNKSLLSEEPVDLSTFSSAAELEILGMEKLKLELQTHGLKCGGTLKERAARLFLLKTTPLDKLPKKLLAKPNSGGK; from the exons ATGGCCGAGGCCTCCCAGTACCAGATCCTGGTGCGGCTCCTCGACGGCCGCACCCACTGCCTCCGGTTCTCCACGCCCACCGTATCCGGCGCGGCGCTCCTCGACGCCGTTTCCGCGCTCTCCCGCGTCCCCGCCGCATCCCTCCGCCTCGTCACCGGCCGCCTCGACATCTCGCCCTCCTCCGTCCTCGCGTCCTTCCCCGACGGGCAATTCCCCTCCGCGTCCGCGCTCCTCCGCCTCCGCGGTGGCAAGGGCGGGTTCGGCTCCCTCCTCCGTGGGGCCGCCTCCAAGGCCGGCCAGAAGAAGACCAGCAACTTCGACGCCTGCCGCGACATAAACGGCCGCCGGCTCCGCCACGTCAACGCCGAGCGCCGCCTCGAGGAGTGGAGGGCCGAGGCCGCGGATCGCCAGCTCGAGAAGCTTGCCGAGGACTTCCTCAAGAAGAAGGCCAAAGAGTCAGGCCGCGGCGGCGCCCGAGCTGCCGAGGTCGACAAGTACCTCGAGAAGTACCGCAAGGATGCCGAGAGCTGCGTCAACGCCGTGGAGGAGTCGGTACGTGCCTCCCTTGGGAAGAGGAAGGCTGTCCCCAAGCCACGTGATGCGAAGAAGCTTAAAATTTG GATGGGCAAGAAGAAAGTAGCAGATGATGAGAGTGATAGTGACAGTGACAGTGATGTGGATGATAATGAGGGTGCAGATGCAAAACCCATAGCTCTTGATCATGGGAATTACTCAAATGAATCCGACAAAAGTGAGGAGAAGGTTGATCTGGCTTCAGTTTCTGGGTCACATTCAGAAGGAGAGTCCTCAGGTGAGAAGTCCCAGAGCAGTGATTCAGAGAAAAATGGAAATGCTCTTCAGGAATCCATGGAAGTAAAGATTAGATTAGGATGTGATTTTGAGTCGGGAGGTAGTTTGGAGTGTGAGGGGGGAACGGCAGTTCAGCCTGCTCCTGAGAACACTTCTGAAAATGGAACTTCTGAGAATGGTAAGAGTGCTCTTTCAGAACAAGTTCTGAAATCAGATGCTCCTGAGAACAGTTTTGAAAATGGAACTTCTGAGAATGATAAGAGTGCTCTTTCAGAAGAAGTTCTGAAATCAGATGATAAAACAGATGTGGATAACACCGGTTCAGCTACATCATCACTCCTTAATGACCCTGTGGTGCCTCCAGTAGACGAATCTGCTGATGTAAATAACAAGTCTCTTCTTTCAGAGGAGCCTGTGGACCTGTCAACATTCAGTTCAGCAGCAGAATTGGAG ATACTTGGCATGGAGAAGCTAAAGCTTGAGCTCCAGACTCATGGACTAAAATGCGGTGGCACTTTAAAAGAGCGCGCGGCCAGACTGTTCCTTCTGAAAACAACCCCACTGGATAAACTACCAAAGAAGCTGCTTGCAAAACCAAACTCTGGAGGGAAGTGA
- the LOC125544541 gene encoding beclin-1-like protein, which yields MKPKVAAAAGGEKGRGVDPSLPRFKCQECHRALVVVGVESFPDRLPAHANSGMHASSVQGSIMGASRMDSSYVVLSKQNRSQGPGIPPRPPSAAARHVEPNQSTRAIEGSYIMLPPAAASIYKTSTSEGGGAHLSPPNVNSTSPSPGNNSGFHSSVTVLKRAFEIASSQTQVEQPLCLECMRVLSDKMDKEIEDVNTDIKAYDACLQRLEQESYNVLSETDFLKEKEKIEEEEKKLKAAIEEAEKQYSEVSSEMKDLETKSKQFEELEERYWHEFNSFQFQLTSHQEERDAVLAKIEVSQVHLELLKRTNVLNDAFYISHDGVIGTINNFRLGRLPNVQVEWDEINAAWGQAALLLHTMAQYFPKFQYRIKIHPMGSYPRVTDINNNTYELFGPVNLFWSTRFDKAMTWFLTCLQEFSEFAISLDKENNVPSDKSLKLPYKIDGDKVGSYTIFLSFNKLENWTKALKYMLCNLKWVLYWFIGNTSFAPPSASLYLAQSPNKKG from the exons ATGAAGCCCAaggttgccgccgccgccggcggcgaGAAGGGCCGGGGAGTGGACCCGTCGCTGCCGCGGTTTAAGTGCCAGGAATGCCACCGGGCGCTAGTCGTCGTCGGCGTAGAGTCATTCCCCGATAGGTTGCCTGCTCACGCCAACTCCG GTATGCATGCATCCTCTGTTCAGGGCAGCATTATGGGGGCGAGCAGGATGGACAGTTCTTACGTTGTGTTGTCCAAGCAGAACAGATCTCAAGGCCCCGGGATTCCCCCACGGCCACCTAGTGCAGCAGCCCGGCATGTTGAGCCTAACCAATCAACAAGAGCAATAGAGGGGTCATATATAATGCTTCCACCTGCCGCTGCTTCCATATACAAGACATCTACCTCCGAAGGAGGTGGCGCGCATCTGTCGCCTCCAAATGTTAACTCTACTAGCCCTTCACCAGGCAACAATTCTGGATTTCACTCTAGTGTGACTGTCTTAAAGCGGGCATTTGAGATTGCTAGTTCACAAACTCAG GTTGAGCAGCCACTCTGTCTGGAATGTATGAGGGTGCTTTCTGATAAGATGGACAAGGAGATTGAGGATGTAAATACTGACATCAAAGCTTATGATGCATGTCTTCAACGTTTGGAGCAGGAATCCTACAACGTCCTTAGCGAAACTGATTTCCTCAAGGAGAAAGAGAAG atagaggaagaagaaaagaaactaaaagctGCTATTGAAGAAGCAGAAAAGCAATATTCAGAAGTTAGCTCTGAGATGAAGGATCTTGAAACAAAGTCTAAACAATTTGAAGAATTAGAAGAGCG GTATTGGCATGAATTCAACAGCTTCCAGTTTCAGCTGACATCTCACCAG gaagaaagagatgcggtttTGGCCAAGATAGAAGTTTCACAGGTCCACCTGGAACTGTTAAAGCGCACAAATGTTCTCAATGATGCATTCTATATTTCACATGATGGAGTGATTGGAACAATAAACAACTTCCGTCTCGGTCGTCTGCCTAATGTACAG GTTGAGTGGGATGAGATAAATGCTGCTTGGGGTCAGGCTGCTCTTCTGTTACACACCATGGCTCAGTACTTCCCGAAATTTCA ATATCGAATCAAGATTCACCCTATGGGAAGCTACCCAAGAGTAACAGACATCAACAATAATACCTATGAACT GTTTGGTCCTGTGAATTTATTCTGGAGCACCCGATTTGACAAAGCCATGACATGGTTCCTCACTTGCCTGCAAGAGTTCTCCGAGTTTGCCATAAGTTTGGATAAAGAGAACAATGTTCCATCTGATAAGTCATTGAAGCTCCCCTACAA GATTGATGGTGACAAAGTAGGGAGCTACACAATCTTCTTAAGTTTTAATAAACTGGAGAACTGGACAAAGGCTCTAAAATATATGCTTTGCAACCTGAAGTGGGTTCTCTACTGGTTTATTGGCAATACAAGTTTCGCGCCGCCATCTGCATCTTTGTACTTGGCGCAGTCTCCAAACAAGAAGGGTTGA